The genomic window ACCTCGGCGTCGAGAAATCGGCGCAGGCTCTCCAACACCATATTCTGTTCTTCGCTTCGATTAAAGTTCATCATCGCACTTGCTCACTTGGAAAATACATTTATGACCGCCGTCGCTTCCTCGACGCCGAAAATACCGCCGCCGTTTTCCTGCACCGCAACCCGGGCGCCAGCCACCTGGCGCGCCCCGGCCTCACCGCGTAGTTGGGTCACCAACTCGTAGACCTGGCCCAGACCGGTGGCGCCGATAGGGTGCCCCTTTGACTCCAGTCCACCCGAGGGGTTGATCGGCACTCTGCCGCCCACGGTAAAGTCACCGCGCTCAGCCGCTGGCCCCGCTTCACCATAGGGCACCAGTTGCAGGTTCTCCGCCTGGATAATCTCGCCCATAGCGGTGGCGTCGTGCACCTCGGCCACATCCACCTCTGCAGGGCTGATGCCGGCCTGTTCATAGGCCTCGGCCGCAGCGAGCGCGGTGAGGTGGTTTTTGTACTCATCCGCGCCGCGGCTGCTGCCGGAGCGAACCACGCTGCTAAGCAAGCGCACGGCGCGCGATGCCGTGCCGTTCAAGCTGGCCAGACCCCGGCTGTTGCAGATGACCGCCGCCGCCGAGCCATCGGAGATGGGCGCACACATCGGTAGCGTCAAGGGATAGGTGATCGGCGGCGCATGCATTACCTCGTCAATGCTGTAAGGCTGTTGGTATTGCGACAGCGGGTTATGCACCGAATGACTGTGGTTCTTGGCCGACACCGAGGCAATCTGACGCTGTGTGGTACCAAAGGTTTTCATGTGCAGCCTGCAGAAAGCAGCGTAGACATCCATAAACATGCTGTAAGGCTTCTGCGACTGTGAGCCGGCCGGCGGGTCAATGCCCTCCCCCATACGCAGCAGGATCTCCTTGTTGTGCTCGACACAGGAAACATCCCAGGCCGAATCGAAGGCCGCAAACATCCGCGCCTTGTCCGGGCTGTTCATTTTTTCTGTGCCCACCGCCAGGGCAATGTCACAACTGCCCGCGCGTATCGCCTGTGCCGCCAGGTACAGCGCGGAAGTCGCCGAGGCACAGGCGCCCTCCACATTGAAAATGGGAATGCCCTCAAAGCCCATGGAGCGCAGGGCCACCTGACCGGGGATCATGTGCTGGTCCTGCATAAATCCCACCACGCAGGAACCAAAATAGGCCTGGCGAACCTGGGATTTCTCGGCACCGGCATCGGCCAGCGCCTGCTCAACCGACTCCCGTGTCAGATCCTTGTAGCTGCGATCCAGGTGGCGCCCAAACTGGGTCATGCCCACACCGGCAATAAAAATGTCACTCATGGGGGTTACCGCCCTTTGAATTCGGGTTTGCGTTTCTCAGCAAAAGCGCTGAGTCCTTCCTGCATATCCCAGGATCGCAGGTGGCGACGGAACTCAAACTGCTCGTGCAGCAGGGCATCGTCGCGACTTTTATCCAGTGCCGCATTAGCCACCGACAGCATGCGGCTCATGGCAATGGGGCTGTTGCCGGCGATATGTTGCGCCAGGGCCTGGGCAGCCGACTGAAGCTCGTCCGCTGGCACCACCTCATTGACAAAGCCGTACTGGCACATGGCCTCTGCCGACAGGGTCTTCCCCGTCAGTAACAGGTACTTGGCCACATTCAGTGGCACCAGGCGGGGAAGCACCGAGGCACCGCCACCACCGGGGTACACCCCGAAGTTGGCGTGAGCATCGCCGATTTTCGCGTCCTCGGAAGCGACCACCAGGTCGGCACACATGGCCAGCTCCAGCCCACCGGCCAGGGTGATGCCATTGAGTGCAGCAATCACCGGCTTGGGAAAGTTGTGCAGCGGCAGAAAAACCTGGCTCAGCAAGCGGTCGAGAAAGTCGGGCTCGCCATATTGAACCTCATCGAGACCCTGGCGGATTTCCTTCAGGTCCGCACCCGCACAGAAAGCACGACCGTTACCGGTGACAATCAATACCCGAATACCGTCATCGGCAGCAATTTCCGGCAGGTAGTTTTCAAACAGGGAAACCATCGCCAGGTTGAGGGAGTTCATATCCTCTGGCCGGTTCAACACCAGGCGGGCAACAGCGCCGTCCTTTTCATACAGTAGCGCCTGCTCACTCATGAGGTCTGCCCGGTAAAACGATCGCGGATTTCCCGCTTGAGTATCTTGCCCACCGGGCTCAGTGGCAGCGCATCCCAGAACTCCACCGACTTGGGTGCCTTCATGCTGCCCAGTTTCTCCTTGCACAGGGCCATCACCGATTCGGCCTCCAGGCTGCTGCCTTCCTGCAATACAATAACTGCTTTGATCGCCTCGCCCCACTTGGAGTCCGGGACACCGATGACAGCACAGTTCTGCACCTCCGCCATGCCATTGATGACATTCTCGATTTCCACCGGGTAGATATTGAAACCACCGCTGATAATCATGTCCTTGATGCGATCGACAATGGTGATGTAGCCCTCTTCATCCTTCACACCGACATCGGTGGTATGGTGCCAGCCGTGCCTGGAGACCTCCGCCGTCGCTTCAGGGTTGGTGTAATACCCTTTCATGACGCTGCTGCCGCGCACCACGATCTCGCCCGGTTCATTGGGCCCGAGAAGTTGCCCGTCCTCGCTCATGATTTCCACCCGGCAACCGGGGCAGACCCGCCCGGCCGATCGCAGTACGCTTTCGCGGAAGGCGCCCTTGTCGTCCAGGCACTCGGCAGTGGACTTATACAGCAGGGGAAACATGGTTTCTGTCTGGCCGTAAATTTCTGTGATACAGGGCCCGAACCTGGCCACTGCTTCCTTGTAGCGCTCCGGTGCTGTAGGCGCGGCGCCAATATAGAATGCTTGCAGTGAGCTGTAGTCATACTTAGCTGCATCGGGATGATCGAGCATGCCGTACAGGGCTGCGGGCGGCAAGAAGAGGTGGGTAATCTTCTCCGCTTCAATGGTCTCCAGCACCCTGCCGGCCTCAAACTCCGGCAACACCACCACCGTGCCATTACGCGCCACAAAGGCGGGGATCATATAGCCCGCAGCGTGCGTCATCGGTGCAATTACCAGGTACCGTGGATTGGGACTGATTACAGCGCCCAGGATTTGCAGGTTGATGGTCGCCTCGACACTGTGATGGCTGTGCTCCACCCCTTTGGAGGGACCCGTGGTGCCGCCGGTGGCCAACATCCAGGTGGTCGCCATGGGATCCTCCGGGCCGCTGTCGTAGCTAACCGGGCCGTCGCTGAATAAGCTGCGCAGGGAATCGCCTTGGCTGGAATCCCCATCCAGGCAGAGAAAGTGCTTGATATCCGGGGCCAGTGATTTTATCTCGGCGATACTGTCCTCAAACTGGCTGTGAAAGATCAGCACGTCGGCGCCAAAAAAACTCAGCAACTGGGCATTGGTGGCCAGGGCGTTGCGAAAATTGAGCGGCAGCCAGACCATGTCGGCGCGACTGACCCCGACGATGGCCAGAAAGGCGAGGCTGTCATTGGGGCTGTACACGGCCACCTTGGAACCGGCGGCCAGGCCCAGTTTTTCCGTCAGCACCACAGCCACCTGGTGGGCGAAGTTACGCGCATCCTGATAACTGAGCCGGCGGTCCAGGTCGATATCGACAAAGGCCTCCTGCTGGGGATTGATGGATGCAGTGCGGTCGAAATAATCAGCTACTCGCATAGAATTGCTCTCTCCCGAAAGTATTTACTCAGCCCGACAAGCTCACATGCTAGCTGACACACGGCCTGATGCTGAGTGAACTCCCTCATAGCCGCTCAGGAGAATCCAACACCTGTCCCCGTCTGCCCTGCAATTGGCATACTGGCAAAAAACGACAGCAAGAAGAAGGTCAATAAATCTCAATTTAGGTATCATTTTTTAAATATGAGACTTGGTGATATTTACTTATACTATTGATATTTATAGATTTTTATATAATGATGACCTGGATATGGCGACAGTAAGTTCTCATTATATACAGGCAGCAATGGGTGGCGCTCTGCGCCATGGCATCCCTCAGCGAGAACTGCTCCGCGAAACAGGTATTGCAGCGGAAGACCTGTTTAACAAAGATGCGCGGATCGATGGCCAAAAATTGGTTCAGTTGGTCCAACTCATCTGGCTAAAGCTGCAGGATGAGTTCATGGGCTTTACCACCAACCCCTGCCCCAACGGGGTTTTTTCCCTGATGTGTGACCAGGTGCGTCATGAAAGCAAATTGTTTGATCTACTCAAGAAAGCGGTGCACTTTTACAACCTGTTTACGCGCGATATCCAGATGGACCTTACCATCAAGTCCGGCAGCCTGGTTCAGTCTTTTACGTTTTCAGATGAGAGCCTCGATCCAGACCACTTCTATCTTGAGTTCTGGATGACTATCTGGCATCGGTTTCCCAGTTGGTCTATTGGCGAGGCCATCACACTCAAAGAAGTCAAACTGAACTATCCCCAACCCTCCTACATTGAAGAGCTGCGACTCGTTTTTCCCTGCAAGCTGAAGTTCAATCAACCGATGAATCAGATCATTTACGACTTCTCATATTGCGAAAAACCAATGATCCGATCAGGTCAAGAATTTCGTGAGTTCCTCAACCGCTCTCCTCTGGATATCATCACCATCCCATCTGATGGCACCTCACTTGTGGCTAATATCCGGCGCCAGTTTGAAGCCCGTCATCCCAGTATTCCATCCATACACCAAGTGGCAAGCTCGTATTCGATCACGCCGCAGACGCTGAACAAACGGCTAAAACAGGAGGGTTACAATTTTCAGCGCATCAAGGATGAATACCGCTTGAGCAAAGCGATCAACATGTTGTCCAGTGGCTTACACTCCATCCAGGAAATTTCTGAAGAGCTGGGTTATCTTGAACCCAGGTCCTTTACCAGAGCGTTTAAGCGTCTCACCGGGGCGTCGCCAAGAGACTACCAACCGGCCACGCGGCGAACTCTGGATATGAGAAAGCTCTATTGGAAAAATAGAACCTGACGATCGCTCTATCATGCACCAACTCTTCGATGCCTTGCCCGGTGCTTAATTGATAGTAGAATGGTGAAGAAAATGCTACCTGAGAGTTGATCACAGTATGAAAGAAGACCAGATTGCACTGGCGTACATACGCGTGAAAGATCGACTGAAGGGCACGGTGCGTCGGATCACACAGCGCCCTGAGGATGTAGAGGACATTCTTCAGGACGCCTACATCAACACCTATTGTGCCGCCAAAAAAGCCGAAATCGACAACCCCGAGGCCTTCCTGGCGAAGACGGCCCGCAATCTCGCTTTAAACCATATCAACTCATATTACGAAAAAAATGCACAGCAG from Congregibacter litoralis KT71 includes these protein-coding regions:
- a CDS encoding thiolase family protein, which codes for MSDIFIAGVGMTQFGRHLDRSYKDLTRESVEQALADAGAEKSQVRQAYFGSCVVGFMQDQHMIPGQVALRSMGFEGIPIFNVEGACASATSALYLAAQAIRAGSCDIALAVGTEKMNSPDKARMFAAFDSAWDVSCVEHNKEILLRMGEGIDPPAGSQSQKPYSMFMDVYAAFCRLHMKTFGTTQRQIASVSAKNHSHSVHNPLSQYQQPYSIDEVMHAPPITYPLTLPMCAPISDGSAAAVICNSRGLASLNGTASRAVRLLSSVVRSGSSRGADEYKNHLTALAAAEAYEQAGISPAEVDVAEVHDATAMGEIIQAENLQLVPYGEAGPAAERGDFTVGGRVPINPSGGLESKGHPIGATGLGQVYELVTQLRGEAGARQVAGARVAVQENGGGIFGVEEATAVINVFSK
- a CDS encoding enoyl-CoA hydratase/isomerase family protein, which translates into the protein MSEQALLYEKDGAVARLVLNRPEDMNSLNLAMVSLFENYLPEIAADDGIRVLIVTGNGRAFCAGADLKEIRQGLDEVQYGEPDFLDRLLSQVFLPLHNFPKPVIAALNGITLAGGLELAMCADLVVASEDAKIGDAHANFGVYPGGGGASVLPRLVPLNVAKYLLLTGKTLSAEAMCQYGFVNEVVPADELQSAAQALAQHIAGNSPIAMSRMLSVANAALDKSRDDALLHEQFEFRRHLRSWDMQEGLSAFAEKRKPEFKGR
- a CDS encoding class I adenylate-forming enzyme family protein, which codes for MRVADYFDRTASINPQQEAFVDIDLDRRLSYQDARNFAHQVAVVLTEKLGLAAGSKVAVYSPNDSLAFLAIVGVSRADMVWLPLNFRNALATNAQLLSFFGADVLIFHSQFEDSIAEIKSLAPDIKHFLCLDGDSSQGDSLRSLFSDGPVSYDSGPEDPMATTWMLATGGTTGPSKGVEHSHHSVEATINLQILGAVISPNPRYLVIAPMTHAAGYMIPAFVARNGTVVVLPEFEAGRVLETIEAEKITHLFLPPAALYGMLDHPDAAKYDYSSLQAFYIGAAPTAPERYKEAVARFGPCITEIYGQTETMFPLLYKSTAECLDDKGAFRESVLRSAGRVCPGCRVEIMSEDGQLLGPNEPGEIVVRGSSVMKGYYTNPEATAEVSRHGWHHTTDVGVKDEEGYITIVDRIKDMIISGGFNIYPVEIENVINGMAEVQNCAVIGVPDSKWGEAIKAVIVLQEGSSLEAESVMALCKEKLGSMKAPKSVEFWDALPLSPVGKILKREIRDRFTGQTS
- a CDS encoding AraC family transcriptional regulator; amino-acid sequence: MATVSSHYIQAAMGGALRHGIPQRELLRETGIAAEDLFNKDARIDGQKLVQLVQLIWLKLQDEFMGFTTNPCPNGVFSLMCDQVRHESKLFDLLKKAVHFYNLFTRDIQMDLTIKSGSLVQSFTFSDESLDPDHFYLEFWMTIWHRFPSWSIGEAITLKEVKLNYPQPSYIEELRLVFPCKLKFNQPMNQIIYDFSYCEKPMIRSGQEFREFLNRSPLDIITIPSDGTSLVANIRRQFEARHPSIPSIHQVASSYSITPQTLNKRLKQEGYNFQRIKDEYRLSKAINMLSSGLHSIQEISEELGYLEPRSFTRAFKRLTGASPRDYQPATRRTLDMRKLYWKNRT